From Blastochloris viridis, one genomic window encodes:
- the cysD gene encoding sulfate adenylyltransferase subunit CysD — protein MSDILVSDVLPQEPPVRGREVPGDRLSPHLRRLEDEAIFILREVVAEFRNPVMLYSVGKDSSVMLHLARKAFFPARPPFPFLHIASGWDFRDLLDHRDRAARELGLDLIVRSNERAARAGVNPFDTETGEYTRLVLTEALKAALDEFGFDAAFGGGRRDEEKARAKERMFSHRASGHIWEPRNQRPELWRLFNTRLAPGETMRVFPLSNWTELDVWDYIRAEDISIVPLYLAAERPVVERNGALIVVDDERMRFNPGERVTARRVRFRTLGCWPLSAATVSDAATLDDIFAEVVASESSERQGRLIDGAVHASMERKKREGYF, from the coding sequence ATGTCCGATATCCTGGTTTCCGACGTCCTGCCGCAGGAGCCGCCGGTGCGCGGCCGGGAGGTGCCGGGCGATCGGCTCTCGCCGCACCTGAGGCGGCTGGAGGACGAGGCGATCTTCATCCTGCGCGAGGTGGTCGCGGAATTCCGCAACCCGGTGATGCTGTATTCGGTCGGCAAGGATTCCAGCGTGATGCTGCACCTTGCCCGCAAGGCGTTCTTCCCGGCGCGGCCGCCGTTTCCGTTCCTCCACATCGCATCGGGATGGGATTTCCGCGACCTGCTCGACCACCGCGACCGCGCCGCGCGCGAACTCGGGCTCGATCTGATCGTGCGCTCCAACGAGCGCGCGGCGCGGGCTGGTGTGAACCCCTTCGACACCGAAACCGGCGAGTACACCCGCCTGGTTCTGACCGAGGCGCTGAAGGCCGCGCTCGACGAGTTCGGCTTCGACGCGGCGTTCGGCGGCGGCCGCCGCGACGAGGAGAAGGCAAGGGCGAAGGAGCGCATGTTCTCGCACCGCGCCAGCGGCCACATCTGGGAGCCGCGCAACCAGCGACCGGAGCTGTGGCGCCTGTTCAACACCCGCCTCGCACCCGGCGAGACCATGCGGGTGTTTCCGCTGTCGAATTGGACCGAGCTCGACGTGTGGGACTACATCCGCGCCGAGGACATTTCGATCGTACCGCTCTATCTTGCCGCGGAGCGGCCGGTGGTCGAGCGGAACGGCGCCTTGATCGTGGTCGACGACGAGCGCATGCGGTTCAATCCCGGCGAGCGGGTCACTGCGCGGCGCGTGCGCTTTCGTACGTTGGGATGCTGGCCGCTGTCGGCGGCGACGGTGTCGGACGCCGCGACGCTCGATGACATTTTCGCCGAGGTGGTGGCGTCGGAATCGTCGGAGCGGCAGGGCCGGCTGATCGACGGTGCCGTCCACGCCTCCATGGAGCGCAAGAAGCGCGAGGGATATTTCTGA
- a CDS encoding DUF934 domain-containing protein, whose amino-acid sequence MDTSTMALYRNGSFGDDDWQFPADGDPLPAGKIAVGKARLLAEWPALRQRNAGVGLVLGVGEKLDGLEDVIGQLALVVLNVAKYSDGRHFSVARLLRDRFGFRGELRATGDVLRDQIVFLARAGFDALDINDAGTAAALREGRLKAVRHHYQPASNEAAEARPGPRPWLRISEKV is encoded by the coding sequence TTGGACACCTCGACCATGGCGCTCTATCGCAACGGCTCGTTCGGCGACGACGACTGGCAGTTTCCAGCCGATGGCGATCCGCTGCCGGCCGGCAAGATTGCCGTCGGCAAGGCGCGGCTGCTGGCGGAGTGGCCGGCGCTTCGGCAGCGCAACGCGGGCGTCGGCCTCGTGCTTGGCGTTGGCGAAAAGCTCGACGGGCTGGAGGACGTGATCGGGCAGCTCGCGCTCGTCGTGCTGAACGTTGCGAAATATTCCGATGGCCGCCACTTCTCGGTGGCGCGCCTGCTGCGCGATCGCTTTGGCTTTCGCGGCGAGCTGCGTGCCACCGGCGACGTACTGCGCGATCAGATCGTGTTCCTGGCCCGCGCCGGCTTCGACGCCCTCGACATCAATGATGCCGGCACCGCCGCGGCGCTGCGCGAGGGCCGGCTCAAGGCGGTGCGGCATCATTACCAGCCGGCCTCGAACGAAGCGGCGGAGGCCCGGCCCGGTCCGCGCCCGTGGCTGCGCATTTCGGAGAAAGTGTGA
- a CDS encoding phosphoadenylyl-sulfate reductase: MPTLDDVAALESRFGRADAASVLAAALARFKGEVAVVSSFGAESAVLLHLVAEIDPATPVLFVDTGRHFPETLAYRDALTSRLGLKDVRSVAPAAEEVAQRDPEGTRAVWDPDGCCAFRKVAPLERALSPFAAWITGRKRYQAETRTVLPTFELDDGRIKVNPLATWRPEHLAAYAGEHRLPQHPLVARGYPSIGCAPCTRPASHDAPRAGRWAGFDKTECGIHGRTVLPATSDT, translated from the coding sequence ATGCCGACGCTGGATGACGTTGCCGCTCTTGAGTCGCGTTTCGGTCGCGCCGACGCCGCATCGGTACTCGCCGCCGCGCTGGCGCGCTTCAAGGGCGAGGTCGCGGTGGTGTCGTCGTTCGGGGCGGAGTCGGCGGTGCTGCTCCACCTGGTGGCGGAGATCGATCCGGCGACCCCGGTACTGTTCGTCGACACTGGCCGGCATTTCCCTGAAACGCTGGCCTACCGCGATGCGCTGACGAGTCGGCTCGGCCTCAAGGATGTGCGCAGCGTGGCGCCGGCGGCCGAGGAGGTGGCGCAGCGCGATCCCGAAGGAACTCGCGCGGTCTGGGACCCTGACGGCTGCTGCGCCTTTCGCAAGGTGGCGCCGCTCGAGCGGGCGCTGTCGCCCTTCGCCGCCTGGATCACCGGCCGCAAGCGCTATCAGGCGGAGACGCGGACGGTGCTGCCGACGTTCGAGCTCGACGACGGCCGCATCAAGGTCAATCCGCTCGCGACATGGCGTCCGGAACACCTTGCTGCCTACGCCGGCGAGCACCGCCTGCCGCAGCATCCGCTGGTCGCGCGCGGCTATCCCTCGATCGGCTGCGCCCCCTGCACCCGCCCGGCCTCGCACGATGCGCCCCGCGCCGGCCGCTGGGCCGGATTCGACAAGACCGAATGCGGCATCCATGGCCGGACCGTTCTTCCCGCAACTTCGGACACCTGA